A stretch of DNA from Sphingomonas sp. SORGH_AS_0879:
TCCTCATGCGTTTGACGTCCCTGGCCGCCGCCGCCGCCCTGGCGGTGGTATCGGTTTCCACCTCGCTCAGCGGTCAGCGCCCCGATAGCCAGATCGATGCTCGGTCGCTGCAACTGCTGGAGCAGGGACGCAACCTGAAGGCGGCGGGCAATCTGGATGGCGCGACCGACGTGCTGGAGACGGCAGTGACGGTCGATCCGCGCAACCGCGCCGCCTTCGTCCTGCTGGCCGAGGTCGCCGATGCGCGCGGGCTGCCGGGTAAGGCGATCCGGCTCTATCGCGAGGCGCTGTTGCTCGACCCCAATGACCTTAAGGCTTTGCGCGGGCAGGGCGAAGCGCTGGTGCAGCGCGGCGCGGTCGCGCGCGCGAAGGACAATCTCGCCAAGATCAAGACGCTCTGCAAATCCGACTGCGCCGACGCGACCGCGCTCGCCGCGCAGATCGCCAAGGGGCCGCCCGCGCCGGTGACGACCGCGCAGGTCGATACCAAGGGTCAGACGAAGCAGTAACGATCCTCCCCGCGAGCGGGGAGGTGGCAGGGCAGAGCCCTGACGGAGGGGGGCTTCCGCACAGCATGTCCTATGCCGGACGCCCCCTCCACCACCGCTTCGCTGCGGTCCCTCTC
This window harbors:
- a CDS encoding tetratricopeptide repeat protein, translated to MRLTSLAAAAALAVVSVSTSLSGQRPDSQIDARSLQLLEQGRNLKAAGNLDGATDVLETAVTVDPRNRAAFVLLAEVADARGLPGKAIRLYREALLLDPNDLKALRGQGEALVQRGAVARAKDNLAKIKTLCKSDCADATALAAQIAKGPPAPVTTAQVDTKGQTKQ